One Rosa chinensis cultivar Old Blush chromosome 5, RchiOBHm-V2, whole genome shotgun sequence genomic region harbors:
- the LOC112164874 gene encoding V-type proton ATPase subunit a1 isoform X2 has product MEKFLDKLPSMDLMRSEKMTFVQLIIPVESAHRTISYLGEIGLLQFRDLNADKSPFQLTFVNQVKRCAEMSRKLRFFKDQISKAGLLGSIRPVSQPDIELEELEFQLGEHEHELIEMNSNSERLRQSYNELLEFKMVLQKAIGFLVSSNSHAVAEETELEENVYSMNDYGDSVSLLEQDIRRGSSDQSGLNFVSGIICKSKALRFERMLFRATRGNMLFNQAPADEHIMDPLSTEMVEQTVFVVFFSGLQAKAKILKICEAFGANCYPVPEDITKQRQITREVSSRLAELEATLDAGIRHRNKALTSVGFHLAKWMNMVRREKAVYDTLNMLNFDVTKKCLVGEGWCPIFAKTKIQEALERATFDSNSQVGVIFHVMDAIESPPTYFRTNNFTSAFQEIVDAYGVARYQEANPAVYTVITFPFLFAVMFGDWGHGICLLMGALVLIARERKLSAQKLGSFMEMLFGGRYVLLLMSLFSIYCGLIYNEFFSVPFHIFGGSAYKCRDASCSDAHTVGLIKYRDPYPFGVDPSWRGSRSELPFLNSLKMKLSILLGVTQMNVGIILSYFNARFFSSSIDIRYQFVPQMIFLNSLFGYLSLLVVIKWCTGSKADLYHVMIYMFLSPTDDLGENQLFWGQRPLQGSAFADHFVTLGSNCSPLDALSKTFHFEEASYREVSRSHIWDAWYL; this is encoded by the exons TTAAATGCTGATAAAAGCCCTTTCCAGCTAACCTTTGTTAATCAG GTGAAGCGATGTGCAGAGATGTCAAGAAAGCTGCGCTTTTTTAAGGATCAAATCAGTAAAGCTGGGCTGCTTGGGTCTATACGTCCTGTTTCACAACCAGATATCGAGTTGGAGGAATTAGAG TTTCAACTTGGTGAGCACGAACATGAGCTAATTGAAATGAACTCTAATAGTGAAAGACTTCGACAATCATACAATGAGCTCCTGGAGTTCAAGATGGTATTACAAAAG GCAATTGGTTTTCTTGTTTCAAGTAATAGCCATGCTGTCGCAGAGGAAACAGAACTAGAAGAGAATGTTTACTCAATGAATGATTATGGTGATTCAGTGTCATTGCTGGAGCAG GATATCAGACGGGGATCATCAGATCAATCTGGTTTGAATTTTGTTAGTGGGATTATTTGTAAATCTAAAGCTCTAAGGTTTGAGAGGATGCTGTTTCGTGCTACAAGGGGAAATATGCTTTTCAACCAAGCACCAGCAGATGAACATATCATGGATCCTTTATCTACTGAAATG GTTGAGCAGACAGTTTTTGTAGTCTTCTTCTCAGGGTTGCAGGCAAAAGCAAAGattctgaaaatttgtgaggccTTTGGTGCAAATTGCTACCCTGTTCCTGAAGATATAACTAAGCAGAGGCAAATAACTAGAGAA GTTTCATCACGTCTTGCTGAATTGGAAGCAACTTTGGATGCAGGGATTCGCCACAGAAATAAGGCCCTTACTTCTGTAGGGTTTCACTTGGCAAAATGGATGAACATG GTAAGAAGGGAGAAAGCTGTATATGATACATTGAACATGTTAAACTTTGATGTTACCAAAAAATGCCTTGTTGGAGAAGGCTGGTGTCCTATATTTGCAAAAACAAAG ATTCAGGAGGCATTGGAACGTGCAACATTTGATAGCAATTCACAAGTGGGTGTAATATTTCATGTGATGGATGCAATAGAATCACCTCCTACATATTTTAGAACCAACAACTTCACAAGTGCATTTCAGGAAATTGTTGATGCATATGG TGTAGCAAGATATCAAGAAGCAAATCCTGCAGTGTACACTGTTATTacatttccatttcttttcGCTGTGATGTTTGGGGACTGGGGTCATGGAATATGCTTGTTGATGGGAGCATTAGTTCTTATAGCCCGTGAAAGAAAGCTCAGTGCTCAG AAACTCGGGAGCTTTATGGAGATGCTATTTGGTGGGCGTTATGTACTTCTTTTAATGTCTCTGTTCTCAATTTACTGTGGGTTGATTTACAATGAGTTCTTCTCTGTCCCTTTTCACATATTTGGTGGGTCTGCTTACAAATGCAGAGATGCTTCTTGCag TGATGCACACACTGTTGGCTTAATCAAGTACAGAGATCCATACCCATTTGGTGTGGATCCTAGTTGGCGTGGAAGTCGTTCAGAACTGCCCTTTTTGAATTCTCTCAAAATGAAATTGTCTATTTTGTTGGGTGTGACGCAAATGAACGTAGGAATTATTCTCAGTTACTTCAATGCACGGTTTTTCAGCAGCTCAATTGATATAAG GTACCAGTTTGTGCCGCAGATGATCTTCCTTAACAGTCTTTTTGGATATCTTTCACTTCTAGTTGTCATCAAGTGGTGCACCGGCTCTAAGGCTGACCTCTATCATGTAATGATTTACATGTTCTTAAGTCCAACTGATGATCTTGGGGAAAATCAGTTGTTTTGGGGCCAAAGACCACTTCAG GGCTCTGCTTTTGCAGATCATTTTGTTACTCTTGGCTCTAATTGCAGTCCCCTGGATGCTCTTTCCAAAACCTTTCATTTTGAGGAAGCGTCATACAGAG AGGTTTCAAGGTCGCACATATGGGATGCTTGGTACCTCTGA
- the LOC112164874 gene encoding V-type proton ATPase subunit a1 isoform X1: MEKFLDKLPSMDLMRSEKMTFVQLIIPVESAHRTISYLGEIGLLQFRDLNADKSPFQLTFVNQVKRCAEMSRKLRFFKDQISKAGLLGSIRPVSQPDIELEELEFQLGEHEHELIEMNSNSERLRQSYNELLEFKMVLQKAIGFLVSSNSHAVAEETELEENVYSMNDYGDSVSLLEQDIRRGSSDQSGLNFVSGIICKSKALRFERMLFRATRGNMLFNQAPADEHIMDPLSTEMVEQTVFVVFFSGLQAKAKILKICEAFGANCYPVPEDITKQRQITREVSSRLAELEATLDAGIRHRNKALTSVGFHLAKWMNMVRREKAVYDTLNMLNFDVTKKCLVGEGWCPIFAKTKIQEALERATFDSNSQVGVIFHVMDAIESPPTYFRTNNFTSAFQEIVDAYGVARYQEANPAVYTVITFPFLFAVMFGDWGHGICLLMGALVLIARERKLSAQKLGSFMEMLFGGRYVLLLMSLFSIYCGLIYNEFFSVPFHIFGGSAYKCRDASCSDAHTVGLIKYRDPYPFGVDPSWRGSRSELPFLNSLKMKLSILLGVTQMNVGIILSYFNARFFSSSIDIRYQFVPQMIFLNSLFGYLSLLVVIKWCTGSKADLYHVMIYMFLSPTDDLGENQLFWGQRPLQIILLLLALIAVPWMLFPKPFILRKRHTERFQGRTYGMLGTSEMDLDVETDPVRQHHEEFNFSEVFVHQMIHSIEFVLGAVSNTASYLRLWALSLAHSELSTVFYEKVLLLAWGYDSFIIRLIGLAVFAFATAFILLMMETLSAFLHALRLHWVEFQNKFYLGDGYKFKPFSFASIATEDED; the protein is encoded by the exons TTAAATGCTGATAAAAGCCCTTTCCAGCTAACCTTTGTTAATCAG GTGAAGCGATGTGCAGAGATGTCAAGAAAGCTGCGCTTTTTTAAGGATCAAATCAGTAAAGCTGGGCTGCTTGGGTCTATACGTCCTGTTTCACAACCAGATATCGAGTTGGAGGAATTAGAG TTTCAACTTGGTGAGCACGAACATGAGCTAATTGAAATGAACTCTAATAGTGAAAGACTTCGACAATCATACAATGAGCTCCTGGAGTTCAAGATGGTATTACAAAAG GCAATTGGTTTTCTTGTTTCAAGTAATAGCCATGCTGTCGCAGAGGAAACAGAACTAGAAGAGAATGTTTACTCAATGAATGATTATGGTGATTCAGTGTCATTGCTGGAGCAG GATATCAGACGGGGATCATCAGATCAATCTGGTTTGAATTTTGTTAGTGGGATTATTTGTAAATCTAAAGCTCTAAGGTTTGAGAGGATGCTGTTTCGTGCTACAAGGGGAAATATGCTTTTCAACCAAGCACCAGCAGATGAACATATCATGGATCCTTTATCTACTGAAATG GTTGAGCAGACAGTTTTTGTAGTCTTCTTCTCAGGGTTGCAGGCAAAAGCAAAGattctgaaaatttgtgaggccTTTGGTGCAAATTGCTACCCTGTTCCTGAAGATATAACTAAGCAGAGGCAAATAACTAGAGAA GTTTCATCACGTCTTGCTGAATTGGAAGCAACTTTGGATGCAGGGATTCGCCACAGAAATAAGGCCCTTACTTCTGTAGGGTTTCACTTGGCAAAATGGATGAACATG GTAAGAAGGGAGAAAGCTGTATATGATACATTGAACATGTTAAACTTTGATGTTACCAAAAAATGCCTTGTTGGAGAAGGCTGGTGTCCTATATTTGCAAAAACAAAG ATTCAGGAGGCATTGGAACGTGCAACATTTGATAGCAATTCACAAGTGGGTGTAATATTTCATGTGATGGATGCAATAGAATCACCTCCTACATATTTTAGAACCAACAACTTCACAAGTGCATTTCAGGAAATTGTTGATGCATATGG TGTAGCAAGATATCAAGAAGCAAATCCTGCAGTGTACACTGTTATTacatttccatttcttttcGCTGTGATGTTTGGGGACTGGGGTCATGGAATATGCTTGTTGATGGGAGCATTAGTTCTTATAGCCCGTGAAAGAAAGCTCAGTGCTCAG AAACTCGGGAGCTTTATGGAGATGCTATTTGGTGGGCGTTATGTACTTCTTTTAATGTCTCTGTTCTCAATTTACTGTGGGTTGATTTACAATGAGTTCTTCTCTGTCCCTTTTCACATATTTGGTGGGTCTGCTTACAAATGCAGAGATGCTTCTTGCag TGATGCACACACTGTTGGCTTAATCAAGTACAGAGATCCATACCCATTTGGTGTGGATCCTAGTTGGCGTGGAAGTCGTTCAGAACTGCCCTTTTTGAATTCTCTCAAAATGAAATTGTCTATTTTGTTGGGTGTGACGCAAATGAACGTAGGAATTATTCTCAGTTACTTCAATGCACGGTTTTTCAGCAGCTCAATTGATATAAG GTACCAGTTTGTGCCGCAGATGATCTTCCTTAACAGTCTTTTTGGATATCTTTCACTTCTAGTTGTCATCAAGTGGTGCACCGGCTCTAAGGCTGACCTCTATCATGTAATGATTTACATGTTCTTAAGTCCAACTGATGATCTTGGGGAAAATCAGTTGTTTTGGGGCCAAAGACCACTTCAG ATCATTTTGTTACTCTTGGCTCTAATTGCAGTCCCCTGGATGCTCTTTCCAAAACCTTTCATTTTGAGGAAGCGTCATACAGAG AGGTTTCAAGGTCGCACATATGGGATGCTTGGTACCTCTGAAATGGATCTTGACGTGGAAACTGATCCTGTGAGGCAACATCATGAGGAGTTTAATTTCAGTGAGGTGTTTGTGCACCAGATGATACACTCCATAGAGTTTGTTCTTGGTGCAGTTTCAAATACGGCGTCCTACCTTCGATTGTGGGCTTTGAG CTTGGCCCACTCAGAGTTGTCAACTGTGTTCTATGAGAAAGTCCTTCTCCTCGCCTGGGG GTATGACAGCTTTATCATCCGGTTAATTGGGTTAGCAGTTTTTGCCTTTGCAACTGCCTTCATATTGCTCATGATGGAGACACTCAGCGCTTTTCTTCATGCCTTGCGTCTTCATTGGGTGGAATTTCAAAATAAGTTCTACCTTGGTGATGGGTATAAGTTCAAACCTTTTTCCTTCGCCTCCATAGCTACTGAGGATGAAGATTAG